A stretch of Alkalicella caledoniensis DNA encodes these proteins:
- a CDS encoding GNAT family N-acetyltransferase → MINKCFDPFPELETDRLILRQVEEGDLEQLFEMLSDAEVAKFDYFYPINSKEEAMNFIGRYRKELEKNEEITWGVILKETNELIGTCCFGDFNDGARRTEIGYDITQKQWNKGYATEALKAIIDYGFNVMNLNRIEATITPGNNASIKVLEKLNFVQEGIVRERDLIKGKLEDGIIMSILKREY, encoded by the coding sequence ATGATAAATAAATGTTTTGATCCATTTCCAGAATTAGAAACAGATAGGTTGATTCTCCGGCAAGTTGAGGAAGGAGATTTAGAACAATTATTTGAGATGCTCAGTGATGCTGAAGTGGCTAAGTTCGACTATTTCTATCCAATAAACTCAAAAGAAGAGGCAATGAACTTCATAGGAAGGTATAGAAAAGAGTTGGAGAAAAATGAAGAAATCACTTGGGGAGTTATATTAAAAGAAACAAATGAACTAATAGGAACTTGCTGCTTTGGTGATTTTAATGATGGTGCTAGACGGACTGAAATAGGTTATGATATAACCCAAAAACAATGGAATAAAGGATATGCAACAGAAGCCCTAAAAGCAATAATTGATTATGGGTTTAATGTTATGAACCTAAATAGGATTGAAGCAACCATAACTCCTGGCAATAATGCATCTATTAAAGTACTGGAAAAACTAAATTTTGTCCAAGAAGGAATAGTCAGAGAAAGGGATCTTATAAAGGGGAAGCTAGAGGATGGAATAATTATGTCAATTCTCAAAAGAGAGTACTAA
- a CDS encoding phytoene desaturase family protein, whose translation MKKIIIIGGGIAGLSAGIYAQKAGLQSVVYEKHIISGGECTGWDRKGFHIDGCIHWLTGTKPGTKLYKLWEEVGALENIDIYQPESFGTIEYQGKTVTLWTDLDKLKKHLTEISPEDQEEIEKLIKYTKAYLNFEMPSDKPMDQMSLMEKIKLGMSMKDVAFVMNKLQKVTIAEYVTRFKSPIIREALKVGLMENYCAYTLPFTYATLASGNGGIPRGGSKAFALRMEEKYKSLGGEVNLGQEVKEIIIDNDTATGIILGDGAKVYGDYILPACDTNITFEKLLKGKYQDESFSHKYTNEETYPLFSGVYIALGIDGDLSSYTKDLVFETAQFPFEDKDINQISMKNYSYEPSFAPKGKSLVISYINANYKWWKEKRENLKEYNSEKSSLGNNIIEGIETRFPELKGKITLLDVATPLTFERYCGAYKGSYMSFGSTPKGDQKIHDGKIKGLKNLYMAGQWLMPPGGLPTALVTGKWAIQRICGK comes from the coding sequence GTGAAAAAAATTATAATTATCGGTGGGGGAATAGCAGGGCTTTCTGCTGGAATATATGCTCAAAAAGCAGGATTACAAAGTGTCGTCTACGAAAAACATATAATTTCAGGTGGTGAGTGCACAGGCTGGGATCGAAAAGGTTTCCATATAGATGGATGTATACACTGGCTTACGGGAACAAAACCGGGGACCAAACTATATAAACTTTGGGAAGAAGTAGGGGCACTAGAAAATATAGATATTTATCAACCTGAGAGTTTTGGTACAATAGAATATCAAGGTAAAACAGTTACCTTGTGGACAGATCTAGACAAGCTAAAAAAACATCTAACGGAAATATCCCCTGAAGACCAAGAAGAAATAGAAAAACTAATTAAATACACAAAAGCATACCTAAATTTTGAAATGCCGTCTGATAAACCAATGGATCAGATGAGCCTGATGGAAAAAATAAAACTAGGGATGTCCATGAAGGATGTTGCCTTTGTAATGAACAAGCTACAAAAAGTTACCATAGCAGAATATGTGACAAGATTTAAAAGTCCGATTATTAGGGAAGCCCTAAAAGTGGGGTTGATGGAAAACTATTGTGCATACACCTTGCCGTTCACATATGCTACCCTAGCAAGTGGTAATGGTGGTATACCAAGGGGAGGTTCCAAGGCCTTTGCCCTACGCATGGAAGAGAAGTATAAAAGCCTAGGTGGTGAGGTAAACCTAGGCCAGGAAGTAAAAGAAATAATTATTGATAATGATACTGCCACAGGTATTATACTTGGAGATGGTGCTAAGGTATACGGAGACTATATTCTACCAGCATGTGACACTAACATAACCTTTGAAAAGTTATTAAAGGGTAAATATCAAGATGAAAGTTTTTCCCATAAATACACAAACGAGGAGACATATCCTCTCTTTTCAGGTGTTTATATAGCACTGGGAATTGACGGGGACTTATCAAGTTATACTAAGGATTTAGTATTTGAAACTGCACAGTTTCCCTTTGAAGATAAGGATATAAATCAGATATCCATGAAGAACTATAGCTACGAACCATCCTTTGCCCCAAAGGGTAAATCCCTTGTAATCTCATATATAAATGCTAACTACAAGTGGTGGAAAGAAAAACGCGAAAACTTAAAAGAATATAACTCAGAGAAAAGCTCCCTTGGAAATAACATAATTGAAGGCATAGAAACACGTTTTCCAGAACTAAAGGGTAAGATTACCCTACTAGATGTGGCAACACCCTTAACATTTGAAAGATACTGTGGAGCATATAAAGGATCTTACATGTCTTTTGGATCAACACCTAAAGGTGATCAAAAAATACATGATGGTAAAATAAAAGGCCTTAAAAACCTCTACATGGCTGGACAATGGCTAATGCCCCCAGGAGGATTACCCACAGCATTAGTAACAGGAAAATGGGCTATACAAAGAATATGTGGTAAATAG
- a CDS encoding tocopherol cyclase family protein → MDHSVNGRLKYGNTHLEFLNDRGYIEKDWGSSFPEQYIWIQANNFEKQGDSFMCSIAKIPMLGVKFNGLIANLHHNGKEYRFATYNNSKILEISHNKDGVSLKLSKKDIKLFIHAIFDTKGSLKAPTKGTMSNTIKEGLGGKISLTLTQKGKTMAEITSPYAGIEIVGYGTEVTDRKLKI, encoded by the coding sequence ATGGATCATTCAGTAAATGGTCGCTTAAAATATGGAAATACTCACTTAGAGTTCTTAAACGATCGCGGCTATATAGAAAAAGACTGGGGATCCTCATTCCCAGAACAATACATCTGGATTCAAGCAAATAACTTTGAAAAACAAGGTGATAGCTTTATGTGTAGCATCGCAAAAATCCCCATGTTAGGGGTGAAATTTAACGGTCTAATAGCTAACCTTCATCATAATGGAAAAGAATACCGCTTTGCCACATACAATAACTCAAAAATATTAGAAATATCCCATAACAAAGATGGTGTATCACTAAAATTAAGCAAAAAGGATATAAAACTCTTCATCCATGCAATTTTTGACACAAAAGGAAGCCTTAAAGCACCTACTAAAGGGACAATGTCTAACACTATAAAAGAAGGCCTAGGTGGTAAAATAAGTCTTACACTTACCCAAAAGGGAAAAACAATGGCCGAAATCACTAGTCCATATGCAGGCATAGAAATAGTAGGCTACGGTACAGAAGTTACAGATAGAAAACTTAAAATATAA
- a CDS encoding DUF2785 domain-containing protein: MNDLKQRLLNIQANDWEIPQEIDTYQLALEAMENIGSLDPVLRDDLILTILWKMITDNMLSKEQLRNLLELSLSKKHLFCEVNADSVFNRAFTVLIVRIIISYHNNIEDFLTEEEIVKVYTDVIKYIRSEEDTRGYVAEKGWAHAIAHGADALRALALCNSMEADHLQEILEVIKEKVCISSSVYTHMESERLVTAATNVIGRNILSEQGIINWVRSFEDIEKPSSLPQSQYFLENTLRFIRALYFRLKYKKMPANIINQLENTSHNLNSYFNNVNPA; encoded by the coding sequence ATGAATGACCTAAAACAAAGGCTTTTAAACATTCAGGCAAATGACTGGGAAATACCACAAGAAATAGATACATATCAACTGGCCTTAGAAGCCATGGAAAATATCGGTTCATTAGACCCTGTACTCAGGGATGACCTGATCTTAACAATATTATGGAAGATGATCACTGACAACATGCTCAGTAAAGAACAGCTAAGAAATTTGCTAGAACTATCATTAAGCAAAAAGCACCTATTTTGTGAGGTAAATGCCGACTCTGTATTTAACCGTGCTTTTACAGTACTTATTGTAAGGATCATTATATCCTACCACAACAATATAGAAGACTTCCTTACAGAGGAAGAAATAGTTAAAGTATATACTGATGTTATAAAATATATAAGATCAGAAGAGGATACTCGTGGATATGTAGCTGAAAAAGGCTGGGCACACGCCATAGCCCATGGCGCAGATGCATTAAGGGCACTAGCTTTATGTAATAGCATGGAGGCAGACCACCTTCAAGAAATACTAGAGGTAATAAAAGAGAAAGTATGTATTTCTTCAAGTGTTTATACCCATATGGAGAGCGAGAGGTTAGTAACAGCTGCCACAAACGTTATAGGAAGAAATATTTTAAGTGAACAAGGAATTATAAATTGGGTTAGAAGTTTTGAAGATATTGAAAAACCTTCGTCCCTCCCCCAAAGTCAATACTTCCTAGAAAATACACTAAGATTTATAAGAGCATTATACTTTAGGTTAAAATACAAAAAAATGCCGGCTAATATAATTAACCAACTAGAGAATACATCACACAACTTAAATAGTTATTTCAACAACGTGAATCCTGCCTAG
- a CDS encoding type II toxin-antitoxin system RelE/ParE family toxin — translation MQKRSKLLYTPTATNDIEELFSYISEDSIDSALKLLDNIDDSIRKLLEFPYMGSMLSEDDYSLVNSGYRFIVVHLYLVFYRVINQDIIIHRVLHGRRDYLRELFMTCKK, via the coding sequence ATGCAGAAAAGAAGTAAACTACTATATACCCCTACTGCAACAAATGATATTGAGGAACTTTTCTCGTATATTTCAGAAGATAGTATCGATAGTGCATTAAAGCTATTGGACAATATCGATGATAGTATTCGAAAGCTTTTAGAATTCCCATACATGGGTTCCATGCTTTCCGAAGATGATTATAGTTTAGTTAATAGTGGCTATCGCTTTATCGTGGTACATCTATATTTAGTTTTTTATAGGGTTATCAACCAAGATATAATAATCCACAGGGTTTTACACGGTAGAAGAGATTATCTCCGTGAGCTTTTTATGACTTGTAAAAAGTAG
- a CDS encoding helix-turn-helix transcriptional regulator, producing the protein MQLNRLFETIYILLNRKNVTAKELSEKFEVSIRTIYRDVETLSATGLPIYMSRGNGGGISLLPEFVLNKTILSDSEKNDILSALQSLNAVNASSTNNTLSKLSTVFGIDSLNWIEVDYSDWSDTKKTVFETIKQATVNRTLLHFNYYNKNGDSSRRTVEPITLWFKDKTWYLKAFCLNKDDFRVFKLNRIQNIEGTNEHFEKKDFPNISASKEVTIQSTKIVIKVDSSQSYRVYDEFDEKDIVKNDDDTYTVTMNFVEDEWVYGYLLSFGNYAKVLEPPHIKDILVDRMKKSLENYS; encoded by the coding sequence ATGCAACTTAATCGTTTGTTTGAAACCATTTACATACTGCTAAACCGGAAAAACGTGACTGCTAAAGAGCTTTCTGAAAAATTCGAGGTATCCATTAGGACTATCTATAGAGATGTGGAGACGTTATCAGCTACGGGTTTACCTATTTACATGTCTCGTGGCAATGGTGGAGGTATTAGTCTATTGCCTGAGTTTGTCCTAAATAAAACAATTCTATCGGACAGTGAGAAAAATGATATTTTGTCAGCACTTCAAAGTCTAAATGCAGTAAATGCTTCATCTACAAACAACACTTTGTCAAAACTTAGTACCGTTTTTGGTATCGACTCATTGAACTGGATTGAAGTTGATTATTCTGATTGGAGTGACACTAAGAAAACAGTGTTTGAAACCATCAAACAAGCTACTGTAAATAGAACATTACTACATTTTAACTATTATAACAAAAATGGAGATTCAAGCAGGCGAACAGTTGAACCCATTACTTTATGGTTCAAAGACAAGACATGGTACCTTAAAGCATTCTGTCTCAACAAGGATGATTTCCGTGTATTTAAATTGAATAGAATCCAGAACATAGAGGGAACTAATGAACATTTTGAAAAAAAGGATTTTCCCAATATCTCTGCTTCTAAAGAAGTTACTATTCAGTCAACGAAAATAGTTATTAAAGTAGATAGCTCCCAATCCTACCGAGTTTATGATGAGTTTGATGAAAAGGATATTGTTAAAAATGATGATGATACATACACTGTAACTATGAACTTTGTAGAAGACGAATGGGTTTACGGCTATCTTCTATCGTTTGGAAATTATGCCAAGGTTTTAGAGCCACCACATATCAAAGATATACTTGTAGATCGAATGAAAAAAAGCTTAGAAAATTATTCCTAA
- a CDS encoding ABC transporter permease: MTIFFFAIKRALRDKFTLAILTLFPILLLLAPPFWGEETTMGFSMFGMVIMFVAFILVRTIMTDRVSGTVTRIFAAPVSTLKYLSQNLLAYLVIIMAQILLVLTIGSQIYGWGLELYLMLVVCYTVFAGASIGFSLAWNSVFKSKELSDAIFSIVISLMGILGGVFVPLELLPDLIRKMGMIFPIYWFSNAISIITYHGDFRSFWLSIGIMLMFIIAFLLYGSKRRIE; the protein is encoded by the coding sequence ATGACAATATTTTTCTTCGCCATAAAAAGAGCTCTCAGGGATAAATTCACCTTAGCTATCTTAACCTTATTTCCTATTCTACTATTGTTAGCACCTCCTTTTTGGGGAGAAGAAACGACCATGGGATTCAGCATGTTTGGTATGGTAATCATGTTCGTGGCTTTCATACTAGTACGTACAATAATGACAGATCGGGTAAGCGGGACAGTGACAAGAATATTCGCAGCCCCAGTATCCACACTAAAGTATTTGTCTCAAAACCTGCTAGCTTATCTAGTGATAATAATGGCACAGATATTATTAGTATTAACCATAGGTTCACAGATATATGGTTGGGGATTAGAGTTATATTTAATGCTCGTTGTATGTTATACTGTTTTTGCAGGGGCCTCCATCGGGTTTTCCCTAGCATGGAATTCAGTTTTCAAATCCAAGGAACTATCCGATGCCATCTTTAGTATCGTCATATCACTGATGGGAATCTTAGGTGGAGTATTTGTGCCACTGGAGTTGCTTCCAGACCTCATAAGGAAAATGGGTATGATATTCCCCATCTATTGGTTTTCAAATGCAATATCAATAATAACCTACCATGGAGACTTTCGATCCTTTTGGTTATCAATTGGTATAATGTTAATGTTTATAATAGCTTTCCTTCTATACGGAAGTAAAAGAAGAATAGAGTAA
- a CDS encoding sensor histidine kinase: protein MVEKKNSYSLELVGILYKNLGIILLYLLWFFTDGSGVGFFFILFLTIMMLLRWRFEKLKWTLLIDQAACIAISFFWYEGIYGLGLIAFDTILLKFPVAILPALIYALYNFNDYFLLIVIAQSLFVGTALLGWKLETEKAVYQRDEDSKKRYELESMKDDLLVANVQVVRMAEISERARIAREIHDNAGHEIIAAYMSLQVVEGMLDDPKQCKEMFSESMKRLESGIEKIRESVHNLAPLTTVGVQYLQKLCDEFTLCPINIEVHGDTSKVPIYLWSILEPCLKEALTNIVRHSDAKNVHVALDVTPYIVRLSVENDGVKGDIKAPGIGLRNLKQRAAAVGGNISADTSKGFRLICVLPIE, encoded by the coding sequence ATGGTTGAAAAGAAAAATAGCTACTCACTAGAACTAGTAGGAATTCTATATAAAAACTTAGGTATAATCTTACTCTACTTGCTATGGTTTTTTACTGACGGCAGTGGGGTAGGATTCTTTTTCATATTATTTTTGACTATAATGATGCTGCTTAGATGGCGCTTTGAAAAACTTAAATGGACTTTGCTAATAGACCAAGCTGCATGTATAGCCATATCATTTTTTTGGTATGAGGGTATCTACGGGCTAGGTCTGATTGCTTTTGACACAATCCTACTAAAATTCCCAGTAGCAATTCTCCCAGCACTTATCTATGCCCTATATAACTTCAATGACTACTTTTTGCTAATTGTAATAGCCCAAAGCCTTTTTGTTGGAACCGCACTATTAGGCTGGAAGTTAGAAACAGAAAAAGCAGTATATCAAAGGGATGAAGATAGCAAAAAGAGGTATGAATTAGAAAGCATGAAAGATGATCTTCTAGTTGCCAACGTACAAGTGGTAAGGATGGCTGAGATATCAGAAAGGGCTAGGATTGCCAGGGAAATACACGACAACGCAGGACATGAGATAATCGCTGCCTACATGTCACTTCAAGTTGTAGAGGGAATGCTAGATGATCCAAAACAATGTAAAGAAATGTTCAGTGAATCCATGAAAAGGCTAGAAAGTGGGATAGAAAAGATAAGGGAATCTGTTCATAATCTAGCTCCACTGACCACAGTAGGTGTACAATACCTTCAGAAATTATGTGATGAGTTCACCCTTTGCCCTATCAACATTGAAGTCCACGGTGATACATCCAAAGTGCCAATCTACCTATGGAGTATCCTAGAGCCATGTCTAAAGGAAGCACTAACAAACATAGTGCGTCACTCTGATGCCAAAAATGTTCATGTTGCATTAGATGTAACCCCGTACATAGTTAGACTGTCCGTTGAAAATGACGGGGTGAAAGGAGACATAAAAGCACCAGGGATCGGTTTGAGGAACCTAAAACAAAGGGCTGCAGCTGTTGGAGGTAATATTTCAGCAGACACCAGCAAGGGATTTCGCCTAATATGTGTGCTACCCATTGAATAG
- a CDS encoding NAD-dependent epimerase/dehydratase family protein codes for MNNSKEQSIKILVMGGTEFVSSSMAKYLISKGYTVDVFTRGIKPLNYEGLRKHLKGDRKSTLDLKANIGNEKYHYVFDISAYTKEDVEKLTNVLDRESLKRYVFCSSGAVYIPSDEMVSEDFAKGENANWGAYGLGKKEAEDYLFKLWGDDKFPMTIFRPTYIYGEDNNLLREKYLFNRISKSLDVPIPDGDKKNQFIYISDLVRILESAIHTEKSAGQAYNATHPQLVTWEKLVQAAIKAVNIEVKIKKIDSKREDVKLGEYFIFRNINYILSLEKAQKDGLYVPKIDIQEGMKLAYKWYCEAKPEVNNPRMTKVDYVLES; via the coding sequence ATGAATAATTCCAAAGAACAGTCTATCAAGATTTTAGTCATGGGAGGAACGGAGTTTGTAAGCAGTTCCATGGCAAAATACTTAATATCCAAGGGGTATACAGTTGATGTATTTACTAGAGGGATAAAACCTTTAAACTATGAAGGGTTAAGAAAACATCTAAAGGGTGATAGGAAATCCACCCTAGATTTAAAGGCGAACATTGGTAATGAGAAATACCATTATGTTTTTGATATCTCAGCCTATACCAAAGAAGATGTAGAAAAACTTACAAACGTCCTAGACAGGGAAAGTCTAAAAAGATATGTATTTTGCAGCTCAGGAGCAGTTTATATACCTTCAGATGAAATGGTATCTGAAGACTTTGCAAAAGGAGAAAATGCAAACTGGGGAGCTTATGGATTAGGCAAAAAAGAAGCTGAGGATTATCTTTTTAAGTTATGGGGAGATGATAAGTTCCCAATGACAATCTTTAGACCTACTTACATATATGGCGAAGATAACAACTTGCTCAGAGAGAAATATCTATTCAACAGGATATCTAAAAGTCTAGACGTGCCGATCCCCGATGGAGATAAAAAGAACCAATTCATATACATAAGTGACTTAGTAAGGATACTTGAAAGTGCTATTCATACTGAAAAATCAGCAGGACAGGCATATAACGCCACTCACCCCCAGTTAGTAACATGGGAGAAACTGGTACAAGCAGCCATAAAAGCAGTAAACATAGAAGTGAAAATCAAGAAAATAGACAGTAAAAGGGAAGACGTAAAACTTGGCGAATACTTCATATTTAGAAATATAAACTACATCCTAAGCCTGGAAAAAGCTCAAAAAGACGGCTTATATGTACCAAAAATAGATATTCAAGAAGGTATGAAATTAGCATACAAATGGTACTGTGAAGCTAAACCAGAAGTCAATAATCCAAGGATGACTAAAGTAGACTATGTATTAGAGAGTTAA
- a CDS encoding response regulator transcription factor — MKIIIVDDDSLILKSLELMLSKEDDIEVIGTAQNGQQAFDLCENKQPHVVLMDIRMPEVDGIQATRLIKKKYPHIKIMMLTTFQDKQNIQLALQAGAEGYLLKTDKISSIAEKLRIISSGVAVLDTEVLNKLTSTEIPNIEKLTPREKEIFELVSQGLTNREISQQLFLSEGTVRNVVSVIIEKMEVKNRTQLSLMARS; from the coding sequence ATGAAAATAATTATAGTTGATGATGATAGCCTGATTCTTAAAAGCTTAGAGTTAATGCTATCTAAAGAAGATGATATAGAAGTTATCGGCACTGCTCAAAATGGACAACAAGCATTTGACCTATGTGAAAACAAACAACCCCATGTTGTACTGATGGATATCCGTATGCCAGAAGTTGATGGCATCCAAGCAACAAGACTAATTAAAAAGAAGTATCCCCACATAAAGATTATGATGCTGACAACCTTCCAAGACAAACAAAATATCCAACTAGCCTTACAGGCAGGGGCGGAAGGGTACCTACTAAAAACAGATAAGATATCAAGTATAGCAGAAAAGCTTCGCATCATATCCAGTGGAGTAGCAGTCCTAGATACAGAAGTATTAAACAAGCTAACAAGCACCGAGATCCCAAATATAGAAAAGCTCACACCAAGGGAAAAAGAAATCTTTGAACTAGTGTCCCAAGGCCTTACAAATAGAGAAATAAGCCAGCAGCTCTTCTTATCAGAAGGAACAGTAAGAAACGTAGTCTCAGTAATCATAGAAAAAATGGAAGTAAAAAACCGAACCCAACTAAGCCTGATGGCTAGGAGCTAA
- a CDS encoding DapH/DapD/GlmU-related protein, with the protein MSNLKVASSAKVIGQALFGKGVYIAQGAVVRSENNSVQLGNHSWVLENSTIIGTQDNPVIVGSKTVFGHKCVAIGAQIGDLCEIGNGTIFMPGCKVGDMCITGESTIIPSDMIIPDESVVVGRPARIIRKLTEQDKERIKTLRGNNITIMPFEEGILDIKRQDGDKMSKLHEVNGKFPNISSSTKVHHSAEINGDVIIGDDCVIGPGVKIIGDTHGPVRIGNNVQILENCVLHLLPDNELIIEDNVIIGPSSIIHGTVIGHGTIIESGVNISDYSKIGINCMVKAGSLVKQRSEFPDNSIIEGFPAKKLGTLETKQTTPPWVYK; encoded by the coding sequence TTGTCTAATTTAAAAGTAGCTTCATCAGCCAAGGTCATAGGACAAGCCCTCTTTGGAAAAGGTGTCTATATAGCCCAAGGGGCAGTTGTGAGATCAGAAAATAATAGTGTTCAATTAGGCAACCATAGCTGGGTGCTAGAAAATAGCACTATAATCGGGACACAAGACAACCCTGTGATAGTAGGTAGTAAAACAGTGTTCGGCCACAAATGCGTAGCTATAGGTGCTCAAATCGGTGACTTGTGTGAAATAGGAAACGGAACAATTTTTATGCCTGGCTGCAAAGTAGGAGATATGTGTATAACAGGTGAAAGCACCATCATACCCTCGGATATGATAATCCCCGATGAATCGGTGGTAGTGGGGAGGCCTGCCCGGATTATTCGAAAACTAACTGAACAGGACAAAGAAAGAATAAAAACCTTAAGGGGCAACAATATCACAATAATGCCTTTTGAAGAGGGAATTCTTGATATAAAGAGACAGGACGGTGACAAAATGAGTAAACTCCATGAAGTAAATGGGAAATTCCCAAATATAAGCAGCAGTACAAAAGTTCACCACTCAGCAGAGATTAACGGCGATGTTATAATAGGAGATGATTGCGTTATAGGTCCTGGAGTAAAAATTATAGGAGATACCCATGGACCAGTAAGGATAGGAAACAATGTACAGATATTAGAAAACTGTGTACTGCACCTCTTGCCAGATAACGAACTGATAATAGAAGACAACGTAATCATAGGTCCAAGCTCAATAATTCATGGCACAGTAATAGGACATGGGACCATTATAGAATCAGGAGTAAATATCAGTGACTATAGTAAGATAGGCATAAATTGTATGGTAAAAGCTGGGAGTTTAGTAAAACAAAGAAGTGAATTCCCAGACAATAGTATTATCGAAGGATTTCCAGCAAAAAAGCTAGGAACACTCGAAACCAAGCAAACTACTCCCCCTTGGGTTTATAAATGA
- a CDS encoding ABC transporter ATP-binding protein, with amino-acid sequence MIANLENVIKRYKNKVVLDNVSFEIHKGEIIGLLGPNGAGKTTAIRALAGLIDIESGDIKLMGKKQSINNLKLKANIGLVTQEVTVFEELTAAENLRFFGGLYGLKGAELNKRVEEALEFVGLTERAKQYPKTFSGGMSRRLNIACALVHQPEFIIMDEPTVGIDPQSRNYILESVKRLAAKGTTVLYTSHYMEEVQAISTRILIMDQGHIIAQGTLEELIKRIQHEEKIKITVEFASEELTDELKAIQGVKNIVQTGSEYVIISSAGSGNLNRVLSVAQKHGGVSNVSADKPTLEDVFLTLTGKKLRDGEEV; translated from the coding sequence ATGATAGCAAATTTAGAAAATGTGATTAAGCGTTATAAAAATAAAGTAGTACTAGACAATGTGTCATTTGAAATTCACAAAGGGGAAATTATAGGTTTACTAGGGCCAAATGGAGCAGGGAAAACAACAGCAATCAGGGCTTTAGCTGGGTTAATTGACATTGAATCAGGGGACATAAAGCTTATGGGTAAAAAACAAAGCATTAACAACCTCAAGCTTAAAGCCAATATAGGGTTAGTAACCCAAGAAGTTACTGTTTTTGAGGAACTTACAGCTGCAGAAAACCTAAGATTCTTTGGAGGACTGTATGGCTTAAAGGGTGCAGAGTTAAACAAAAGGGTAGAAGAAGCATTGGAGTTTGTGGGTTTGACTGAACGTGCAAAGCAATACCCCAAAACATTTTCAGGTGGAATGTCCAGAAGACTAAACATAGCTTGTGCATTAGTCCATCAACCTGAATTCATTATCATGGACGAGCCAACTGTGGGTATTGACCCACAATCCCGTAACTATATACTAGAATCTGTAAAACGTCTGGCAGCTAAGGGTACCACAGTACTTTACACATCCCACTACATGGAAGAAGTACAAGCAATATCCACAAGAATACTCATCATGGACCAGGGGCATATAATCGCACAAGGGACCCTAGAGGAGCTAATCAAAAGAATACAACATGAAGAAAAGATAAAAATTACAGTGGAATTTGCATCTGAAGAATTAACGGATGAACTAAAAGCCATCCAAGGGGTAAAAAATATCGTTCAGACTGGCTCTGAATATGTGATAATTTCTAGCGCAGGATCAGGCAATCTAAATAGGGTACTATCAGTTGCTCAAAAACACGGGGGAGTATCTAATGTTTCTGCAGATAAACCAACCCTTGAAGATGTATTCCTGACGCTCACAGGGAAAAAACTACGTGACGGTGAGGAGGTATAG
- a CDS encoding type II toxin-antitoxin system Phd/YefM family antitoxin, translating to MIIKPSTSIRQDYNNFSKYCHEIDEPVYITRNGEADLVVMSHETYKRMEARFKLQSKLLVAEKEISEGKELLEHHELMARMRKKINAEKK from the coding sequence ATGATTATTAAACCTTCTACATCTATTAGGCAAGATTATAATAACTTTTCAAAGTATTGTCATGAAATTGATGAGCCAGTATATATTACACGTAACGGTGAGGCTGATTTAGTAGTTATGAGTCATGAAACATACAAGCGTATGGAAGCCAGATTTAAGCTCCAGTCAAAACTTTTAGTGGCAGAAAAAGAAATTTCCGAAGGTAAGGAGCTTTTGGAGCACCATGAGTTAATGGCAAGAATGAGGAAAAAAATAAATGCAGAAAAGAAGTAA